One region of Bombus affinis isolate iyBomAffi1 chromosome 5, iyBomAffi1.2, whole genome shotgun sequence genomic DNA includes:
- the LOC126916731 gene encoding RNA-binding protein 1-like isoform X3 — protein MSRYREWDPSCKVYVGNLGNSASKHEIESAFSKYGPLRNVWVARKPPGFAFVEFEDPRDAEDAVRGLDGTRCCGTRVRVEMSSGRSRRGGGRRSGPRYSRSRSCSPRRRSLGRYPRSRSRSPRRRSLSRSRSRDRRSRSDSRDRR, from the exons ATGTCACGTTATCGTGAATGGGATCCTTCATGTAAGGTTTACGTTGGTAATTTAGGGAACAGTGCTAGTAAACATGAAATAGAAAGCGCATTCAGTAAATATGGCCCACTTAGAAATGTATGGGTTGCAAGGAAACCACCTGGTTTTGCATTTGTGGAATTTGAAGACCCACGAGATGCAGAAGATGCAGTTAGAGGGTTAGATGGAAc aCGCTGTTGTGGGACCAGAGTGAGAGTAGAAATGTCCTCAGGAAGAAGTAGACGTGGAGGTGGAAGGAGATCAGGTCCAAGATATTCCAG GTCCAGATCTTGCAGTCCTCGAAGGAGATCACTGGGTCGTTATCCAAG gtCAAGATCCCGTAGTCCTCGCAGGAGATCACTGAGCCGTAGCCGTAGCCGAGACCGCCGTTCTCGTTCGGATTCCCGTGACAGACG TTAG
- the LOC126916731 gene encoding RNA-binding protein 1-like isoform X1 — MSRYREWDPSCKVYVGNLGNSASKHEIESAFSKYGPLRNVWVARKPPGFAFVEFEDPRDAEDAVRGLDGTRCCGTRVRVEMSSGRSRRGGGRRSGPRYSRSRSCSPRRRSLGRYPRSWSRSPRRSPISRYSRSRSRSPRRRSLSRSRSRDRRSRSDSRDRR; from the exons ATGTCACGTTATCGTGAATGGGATCCTTCATGTAAGGTTTACGTTGGTAATTTAGGGAACAGTGCTAGTAAACATGAAATAGAAAGCGCATTCAGTAAATATGGCCCACTTAGAAATGTATGGGTTGCAAGGAAACCACCTGGTTTTGCATTTGTGGAATTTGAAGACCCACGAGATGCAGAAGATGCAGTTAGAGGGTTAGATGGAAc aCGCTGTTGTGGGACCAGAGTGAGAGTAGAAATGTCCTCAGGAAGAAGTAGACGTGGAGGTGGAAGGAGATCAGGTCCAAGATATTCCAG GTCCAGATCTTGCAGTCCTCGAAGGAGATCACTGGGTCGTTATCCAAG GTCCTGGTCAAGAAGCCCACGCAGATCGCCGATAAGCCGATATTCTAG gtCAAGATCCCGTAGTCCTCGCAGGAGATCACTGAGCCGTAGCCGTAGCCGAGACCGCCGTTCTCGTTCGGATTCCCGTGACAGACG TTAG
- the LOC126916731 gene encoding RNA-binding protein 1-like isoform X4 gives MSRYREWDPSCKVYVGNLGNSASKHEIESAFSKYGPLRNVWVARKPPGFAFVEFEDPRDAEDAVRGLDGTRCCGTRVRVEMSSGRSRRGGGRRSGPRYSRSRSRSPRRRSLSRSRSRDRRSRSDSRDRR, from the exons ATGTCACGTTATCGTGAATGGGATCCTTCATGTAAGGTTTACGTTGGTAATTTAGGGAACAGTGCTAGTAAACATGAAATAGAAAGCGCATTCAGTAAATATGGCCCACTTAGAAATGTATGGGTTGCAAGGAAACCACCTGGTTTTGCATTTGTGGAATTTGAAGACCCACGAGATGCAGAAGATGCAGTTAGAGGGTTAGATGGAAc aCGCTGTTGTGGGACCAGAGTGAGAGTAGAAATGTCCTCAGGAAGAAGTAGACGTGGAGGTGGAAGGAGATCAGGTCCAAGATATTCCAG gtCAAGATCCCGTAGTCCTCGCAGGAGATCACTGAGCCGTAGCCGTAGCCGAGACCGCCGTTCTCGTTCGGATTCCCGTGACAGACG TTAG
- the LOC126916731 gene encoding RNA-binding protein 1-like isoform X2 produces MSRYREWDPSCKVYVGNLGNSASKHEIESAFSKYGPLRNVWVARKPPGFAFVEFEDPRDAEDAVRGLDGTRCCGTRVRVEMSSGRSRRGGGRRSGPRYSRSWSRSPRRSPISRYSRSRSRSPRRRSLSRSRSRDRRSRSDSRDRR; encoded by the exons ATGTCACGTTATCGTGAATGGGATCCTTCATGTAAGGTTTACGTTGGTAATTTAGGGAACAGTGCTAGTAAACATGAAATAGAAAGCGCATTCAGTAAATATGGCCCACTTAGAAATGTATGGGTTGCAAGGAAACCACCTGGTTTTGCATTTGTGGAATTTGAAGACCCACGAGATGCAGAAGATGCAGTTAGAGGGTTAGATGGAAc aCGCTGTTGTGGGACCAGAGTGAGAGTAGAAATGTCCTCAGGAAGAAGTAGACGTGGAGGTGGAAGGAGATCAGGTCCAAGATATTCCAG GTCCTGGTCAAGAAGCCCACGCAGATCGCCGATAAGCCGATATTCTAG gtCAAGATCCCGTAGTCCTCGCAGGAGATCACTGAGCCGTAGCCGTAGCCGAGACCGCCGTTCTCGTTCGGATTCCCGTGACAGACG TTAG
- the LOC126916721 gene encoding translocation protein SEC62 translates to MAERRKSKKRKDQETSSVDNEVAPVKPSKEEYAVAKWIRNNVPSKKTKFDRNHNVEYFTGTRAVDALLENSPWSKTKFETREQVTEFLDLMLRHKFFHRAKKVVISEEELYKIRGIKKKVKENKKEKRSTEKEKEEAKENKDATGEKDNENKTEEKKKKPKVRLEMHMEQYFVDCNDAYVWIYETVPIYYWFFGGLVVLGAVGVCLFPLWPLTIRHGVYYISVAAAGFLVFILALAIIRLIVFCLLWVPTLGKCHLWLLPNLTADVGFFASFWPFYQYEYYDSTSESDKKVSKKKKKKEKDSDTEETPSTQLEKKSSIKELSKEHTQIEEILSSEENKFPPSELGEGEEGSEGSESEKSNTGRDFVMI, encoded by the exons ATGGCGGAACGTAGGAAAAGCAAGAAGCGCAAGGAT CAAGAAACATCGAGCGTAGATAATGAAGTTGCCCCTGTAAAACCATCTAAGGAAGAATATGCAGTGGCCAAATGGATCCGTAACAATGTACCATCGAAAAAAACAAAATTTGATAGAAATCACAATGTTGAATATTTTACTGGCACTCGTGCAGTTGATGCTTTATTGGAAAATTCACCATGGAGTAAAACTAAATTTGAGACACGTGAACAGGTTACAGAATTTCTAGATTTGATGTTAAGACATAAATTCTTTCATCGAGCAAAAAAGGTAGTAATCTCTGAAGAAGAACTATATAAAATACGTGGAATAAAGAAAAAggtaaaagaaaacaaaaaagaaaaaagatctactgaaaaagaaaaggaagaggcTAAAGAAAATAAAGATGCAACAGGTgaaaaagataatgaaaataaaactgaagaaaagaagaaaaagccaAAG GTACGTTTGGAAATGCATATGGAACAATATTTTGTTGACTGCAATGATGCATATGTCTGGATATATGAAACAGTTCCTATATACTACTGGTTCTTTGGAGGCCTTGTAGTTTTAGGTGCAGTTGGTGTTTGTCTCTTCCCATTGTGGCCATTAACAATCCGTCATGGTGTATATTATATAAGTGTTGCAGCTGCTGGATTCCTTGTATTCATTTTGGCATTAGCAATTATTAGATTAATTGTATTTTGCCTTTTATGGGTTCCAACACTTGGCAAATGCCATCTTTGGCTTTTGCCTAATTTAACTGCAGATGTCGGATTCTTTGCTTCATTCTGGCCATTTTATCAA taTGAATATTATGACTCCACATCTGAAAGTGACAAAAAAGttagtaaaaaaaagaaaaagaaagaaaaggactCTGATACTGAAGAGACACCATCAACACAATT AGAGAAAAAATCTAGTATTAAAGAATTATCTAAAGAACATACTcaaattgaagaaattttatCTAGCGAAGAAAACAAGTTTCCTCCATCTGAATTAGGAGAAGGAGAAGAGGGTAGTGAAGGTTCCGAAAGTGAAAAGTCTAACACAGGTCGAGATTTTGTGATGATCTAA
- the LOC126916708 gene encoding SET and MYND domain-containing protein 4-like: MLGEDDSGVSDYFRSNFLALQNAVTPQDMKKFIALNENSERIRFLLRYPVIYNLPVRVTEEGELLKNSEKALKLKDIGNKYFGRGEFIKALGSYSNAVLLAPRKDLGVILANRSATLYHLEEYSYGLTDAEEALRVGYPHELHYKIQERRARCLLGLKRHDEAVLAFRNALQALDTAKLSLDKKQKLEADIRLMLAVIDKGNRLAQKTSKISQKEEIREPKKTTLKIEDCNPLYPSCSKAVEIKDEGGNIGRHAVATKDIEPGETLVIERPHCAVLLAEYRLTNCHHCFKKIFVPIPTSCDTCNFVAYCSIPCRNKDAEIHKNECTILPSLWFSETSVNCFLALKAIVQKPFEELLALKDKLKATKGRFETSTQRPRRHDDFEAIYGLITHEDERTSEDLFHRTYIAIWLLRLLKRSPYFPEWVKTPDSAEATPSDGELYIGSLILHNLMLIQFNAHEISELAVPKGSNILAKAKSKFIGGGVYSTVSLFNHSCNPGIIRYFIGTTMVVRAIRTIPAGEEISENYGPIFTTTPEAERKRKLRVQYWFDCNCEACTAHWPTLEEIDPTILRFKCETGKECGNVLPIKTDTNEFMIRCSKCGKNTNIFKGLKALQDTDAIFRTASRNLEEGKHQEALKSYLEILKLLDETLALPIRDYHLCQQGVRLCMLPLGNVSYI; encoded by the exons ATGTTAGGGGAGGACGATAGTGGAGTCAGTGATTACTTCCGGTCAAATTTCCTGGCGCTCCAAAATGCGGTTACACCGCAGGATATGAAAAAATTCATAGCCCTGAATGAAAATTCGGAAAGGATCCGTTTCCTACTGCGTTATCCAGTGATTTATAATCTGCCTGTGCGAGTTACTGAAGAGGGGGAATTGCTGAAGAACAGCGAGAAAGCTCTGAAACTTAAGGATATCGGTAACAAGTATTTTGGACGTGGTGAATTTATTAAAGCGCTAGGATCTTACTCGAACGCGGTTCTGCTAGCACCTAGGAAAG ACTTAGGCGTTATATTGGCGAATCGTTCGGCAACGCTTTACCACCTAGAAGAGTACAGTTACGGTCTAACAGACGCGGAAGAAGCTTTACGCGTCGGATATCCACATGAGTTACATTATAAAATTCAAGAAAGACGGGCTAGATGTTTGCTCGGATTAAAAAGACACGACGAGGCTGTGCTAGCATTCAGGAACGCTTTGCAAGCATTAGACACTGCGAAACTATCATTGGACAAGAAACAGAAGCTCGAGGCAGACATTAGACTTATGCTTGCTGTGATAGACAAGGGTAATCGGCTGGCACAGAAGACGTCGAAAATTTCTCAGAAAGAAGAGATTAGGGAGCCTAAAAAGACGACTCTAAAGATCGAGGACTGCAATCCTCTGTATCCTTCCTGCAGCAAAGCGGTTGAAATTAAGGATGAAGGTGGTAACATTGGTAGACACGCCGTTGCTACTAAAGACATCGAACCTGGCGAAACGCTAGTGATAGAAAGGCCACATTGTGCAGTCTTGTTGGCCGAATACAG ACTCACCAATTGTCATCATTGTTTCAAGAAAATATTCGTACCGATACCAACTAGCTGTGACACGTGCAATTTCGTGGCTTACTGTAGTATTCCCTGCAGAAACAAGGATGCCGAGATTCATAAAAACGAATGCACGATACTACCCAGTTTATGGTTCTCGGAAACTTCTGTAAATTGTTTCTTAGCTTTAAAGGCAATCGTTCAGAAACCCTTCGAAGAATTATTGGCGCTCAAAGATAAGCTTAAGGCTACGAAGGGGAGATTCGAGACTTCGACACAGCGACCTCGTCGACACGATGACTTCGAAGCTATCTATGGATTAA TAACTCACGAGGATGAAAGAACATCGGAAGATCTTTTCCACAGAACTTATATAGCTATTTGGCTATTGAGACTTTTAAAACGAAGCCCTTACTTTCCCGAATGGGTTAAAACCCCAGATTCAGCGGAAGCGACACCCTCCGATGGTGAATTATACATAGGCAGtttaattttacataatttaatgTTAATACAATTTAACGCTCATGAA ATATCGGAATTAGCTGTACCAAAGGGTAGCAATATTTTAGCAAAAGCTAAAAGTAAATTTATTGGTGGGGGTGTTTACTCGACAGTTTCACTATTTAATCATTCGTGCAATCCTGGTATCATCAG GTATTTTATCGGTACCACTATGGTTGTACGAGCAATTCGCACTATTCCAGCAGGAGAGGAAATCTCCGAAAACTACGGCCCAATTTTTACAACTACTCCCGAAGCTGAACGGAAACGGAAACTAAGAGTACAATACTGGTTCGATTGCAACTGTGAAGCATGTACAGCACATTGGCCTACTTTGGAAGAAATCGATCCAACGATTCTAAG ATTCAAATGCGAGACTGGTAAAGAATGTGGAAACGTTCTACCTATAAAAACAGACACAAACGAGTTCATGATCAGATGTTCCAAATGTGGCAAGAATACTAATATTTTCAAAGGTTTAAAAGCGTTACAAGACACAGATGCCATTTTTAGAACTGCTTCCAGAAATCTCGAGGAAGGGAAGCACCAAGAAGCATTAAAATCttatttagaaattttaaaaCTTCTAGATGAAACCCTTGCTTTACCCATAAGAGACTATCATCTTTGTCAACAAGGTGTTCGATTATGCATGCTTCCTTTAGGAAACGTTTCTTATATTTAA
- the LOC126916730 gene encoding mediator of RNA polymerase II transcription subunit 18: protein MSAPISTAMDNLTAAIRSNIIPNQEYLLQGSVLDSAVEVLLHRLRGLCDNVDTGPETFNDHEMCFSIRGAEQPLLLRVRRALDYQDMPWQLRYIGQPELGDKSRPTIVRSSLDIATSSTVVDFLTELGCRLDFEYIARGYMFRKGRMKVTVSKIFKMGQQGKIPESMEAISQSYLVELSVLAPSGQDAIAEDMRIFAEQLKPLVQLEKIDYKRFVH from the exons ATGAGTGCACCAATAAGTACAGCAATGGATAATTTAACAGCTGCAATTAGATCTAATATTATTCCAAATCAAGAATATTTATTGCAAGGATCTGTGTTAGACAGTGCTGTAGAAGTATTGCTTCATAGATTACGTGGTTTATGTGATAATGTAGATACTGGACCAGAAACATTTAATGATCATGAAATGTGTTTTAGCATCag AGGAGCTGAACAACCATTACTTTTACGTGTAAGAAGAGCATTAGATTATCAAGATATGCCATGGcaattacgttatatcggtcAACCTGAATTGGGTGACAAATCAAGACCTACAATCGTTAGAAGTAGCTTAGATATAGCAACTAGTAGTACTGTTGTTGACTTTTTAACAGAACTTGGATGTAGGCTAGATTTTGAATATATTGCACGTGGTTATATGTTTCGTAAGGGTAGAATGAAGGTTACAGTCTCCAAAATATTTAAGATGGGACAACAAGGAAAAATACCTGAAAGTATGGAAGCAATATCTCAAAGTTATCTAGTGGAATTGAGTGTTTTAGCACCTAGTGGCCAAGATGCAATAGCTGAAGATATGAGAATTTTTGCAGAGCAATTGAAACCCTTGGTACAACTTGAAAAAATTGACTACAAAAGATTTGttcattaa